Proteins encoded by one window of Oenanthe melanoleuca isolate GR-GAL-2019-014 chromosome 20, OMel1.0, whole genome shotgun sequence:
- the ZNF217 gene encoding zinc finger protein 217: MPTQPLLAYMDGPEGMASAVGAQLESSDAPVAIKGTSTISYKSLQEKFLLQAEGCMPLDCMFCDETFKHPEELGKHVLTEHRPTLCEPAVLRVEAEYLSPLDKCQVRTSSPSPSSQQDSEELSCKVCGQTFDKAFDIEAHMKKHKDSFTYWCNVCGRRFKEPWFLKNHMRTHTGKPGSRNKHQQGSEGPITINEVVQEHVTENVTSPYKICMVCGFLFHNKETLIEHSKVHTKESVPNGESPQVTAEVNAEETSQNQEFFQFLNLRPNSVPEKDKLQKLAKWIAELDPFTTYQAWQLATKGKIAVGHGQIKEPGQEGSTDNDESSSDKEELCEIWNANKGSQAEPTGKSKVNKNSSFTGNGNLTQDKLKHPAGEVPSMEMDSKSSQNKEKPTHCSECGKAFRTYHQLVLHSRVHKRDRRGDGETSTAARTYCADIMANLEENGAAERMEGGSEDGSEDGLPETINLEKNEDSLERTKVKTLGTSRECSYCGKYFRSNYYLNIHLRTHTGEKPYKCEFCEYAAAQKTSLRYHLERHHKDRHGDGAADGKGDSKGSLRGQDTALSLAADAAPETKNLKRLFDGAKDAESCPPAKQQKEALSLSNAIGSTVFLKVKNNSREPNKASVCSSLNQIPENVPAPYPEKLKAEKETKEAQPKRERKASVASEEDDVQYICAFIGGKNVNNMQECTENYRRRPVVDCHEQPLDLSSKSSQECSVVASRGLLAPSTCPFCTYRTFYPEVLMMHQRLMHKYNPDTVNKNGYRSKAVAKARRTGCPPALLGKDVPPLPLHPNKNKASTNPQQKPLQAGKAKQCAPPQNKAPLFSGSESSSTAPSNLKFHKQQSNVGAQANNYRQPQQEEVHSSFSISPVLDRVKRSDYKIKALGAPVAQPGVISSSMNGALESHLSEPGWACQRGRDYLCSKSGSNAALDYGETSSKRMKPSLVAVEPLDSPLANYRRYEMSRFRGGNRYANLLPQEFPRTKPASSALPGKQGLLSADDADPPSVLTALKPYEPYSSGSPYASCASSNGQVTSSAGEGKRSVSYQHLPSNLLQKRSYEPFVGNTPFRPSDKKN; encoded by the exons ATGCCCACGCAGCCCCTGCTGGCTTACATGGACGGACCCGAGGGAATGGCCAGCGCCGTGGGCgcccagctggagagcagcgACGCCCCCGTGGCCATCAAAGGAACCAGCACCATCTCCTACAAGAGCCTGCAGGAGAagttcctgctgcaggctgagggcTGCATGCCCCTGGACTGCATGTTCTGTGATGAGACTTTCAAGCACCCCGAGGAGCTGGGCAAGCACGTGCTGACTGAGCACCGGCCCACGCTGTGCGAGCCCGCCGTGCTCAGGGTGGAGGCTGAGTATCTCAGCCCTCTGGATAAATGTCAGGTAAGAACCAGCTCCCCttctcccagcagccagcaggacagCGAGGAGCTGAGCTGTAAGGTTTGTGGGCAAACGTTTGATAAAGCTTTTGACATTGAGGCGCACATGAAAAAGCATAAAGATTCCTTCACCTATTGGTGTAACGTTTGCGGGCGAAGATTTAAAGAGCCCTGGTTCCTCAAAAATCATATGAGAACGCACACTGGAAAACCTGGTTCTAGAAACAAGCACCAACAAGGTTCTGAAGGCCCCATAACAATAAATGAGGTGGTGCAGGAGCACGTAACTGAAAATGTAACGTCACCTTACAAAATTTGTATGGTTTGTGGTTTCCTATTTCACAATAAAGAGACTCTAATTGAGCACAGTAAAGTGCACACCAAAGAATCAGTTCCCAACGGTGAAAGCCCCCAAGTGACTGCTGAAGTCAATGCAGAAGAAACATCTCAAAACCAGGAATTTTTCCAATTCTTGAACTTAAGACCAAATTCAGTTCCAGAAAAGGACAAGCTGCAGAAACTGGCGAAGTGGATCGCCGAGCTGGATCCTTTCACCACCTATCAAGCATGGCAGCTGGCTACCAAAGGGAAAATTGCAGTTGGCCACGGGCAGATTAAAGAGCCAGGGCAAGAAGGAAGTACAGACAACGACGAGTCATCTTCAGATAAAGAAGAACTCTGTGAAATTTGGAATGCAAATAAAGGTAGCCAGGCTGAACCTACAGGGAAGTCAAAGGTAAATAAAAACAGCAGTTTCACAGGGAATGGTAACTTAACCCAGGACAAACTGAAACATCCCGCTGGTGAAGTGCCTTCTATGGAGATGGATTCTAAATCATCCCAGAACAAAGAGAAGCCAACCCACTGCTCTGAGTGTGGGAAAGCCTTCAGGACATACCACCAGCTGGTCCTTCACTCCAGGGTGCACAAGAGGGACCGGCGGGGGGATGGAGAGACCTCCACTGCTGCCAGGACCTACTGTGCTGATATCATGGCCAACCTGGAGGAGAACGGGGCAGCTGAGAGGATGGAAGGAGGCTCTGAGGATGGCTCTGAAGATGGGCTTCCAGAAACAATCAATTTAG agaaaaatgaagacaGTTTGGAAAGAACAAAAGTTAAAACCCTTGGAACCTCCAGAGAATGCAGCTACTGTGGAAAGTATTTTCGCTCCAATTATTACCTCAATATTCATCTCAGAACTCATACAG GTGAAAAGCCGTacaaatgtgaattctgtgagtATGCAGCAGCCCAGAAGACTTCCCTGAGGTATCATTTAGAGAGACACCACAAGGACAGGCACGGTGATGGTGCAGCTGATGGGAAGGGTGACAGCAAAGGTTCCCTGCGGGGTCAGGACACGGCGCTGTCGCTGGCTGCTGATGCTGCTCCAGAAACCAAAAATCTGAAGAGGCTTTTTGATGGTGCCAAAgatgctgagagctgcccaCCTGCCAAGCAGCAAAAGGAAGCTCTTTCCTTGAGCAATGCAATAGGCAGCACGgtctttttaaaagtaaagaaCAATTCCAGGGAACCGAACAAAGCTTCTGTTTGTAGCAGCTTGAATCAAATACCCGAGAACGTGCCTGCTCCTTACCCAGAAAAACTAAAGGCTGAGAAGGAAACCAAGGAAGCTCAGCctaaaagagagagaaaggctTCTGTGGCATCAGAGGAAGATGATGTCCAGTATATCTGTGCTTTTATTGGTGGGAAAAATGTGAACAATATGCAAGAATGCACTGAGAACTACAGACGCAGACCTGTTGTGGACTGTCACGAGCAGCCCTTGGACTTATCCAGTAAGAGTTCCCAGGAATGCTCAGTGGTTGCAAGCAGAGGCCTGCTGGcccccagcacctgcccctTCTGTACCTACAGGACATTTTACCCCGAGGTGCTCATGATGCACCAGAGGCTGATGCACAAGTACAACCCTGACACGGTGAACAAGAACGGCTACAGGAGCAAGGCCGTGGCCAAGGCCCGGCGCACGGgctgccccccagccctgctgggcaaGGATGTGCCTCCTCTGCCCCTCCATCCCAACAAAAACAAGGCTTCCACAAACCCCCAGCAAAAaccactgcaggcagggaaagccAAGCAATGTGCCCCTCCCCAGAACAAAGCCCCTCTCTTCTCCGGGAGCGAGTCGAGCAGTACAGCCCCGAGTAACCTCAAGTTTCACAAGCAGCAAAGTAACGTTGGAGCTCAGGCAAACAACTACAGACAACCTCAGCAAGAAGAAGTGCACTCCAGTTTCAGTATCTCTCCAGTACTGGACAGAGTAAAGAGATCTGACTATAAAATCAAAGCTCTGGGTGCCCCAGTGGCTCAGCCTGGTGTGATCAGCAGCAGCATGAATGGGGCTCTGGAGTCTCACCTCAGTGAACCTGGCTGGGCTTGCCAGCGGGGCAGAGACTATCTCTGCAGTAAATCTGGGAGCAATGCAGCTCTGGACTATGGAGAAACCTCTTCCAAACGGATGAAACCCTCCCTGGTGGCTGTGGAGCCCCTGGACTCTCCTCTGGCTAATTACAGGAGATACGAAATGAGCAGATTTCGTGGTGGGAACAGATATGCAAATCTGCTACCTCAGGAATTCCCTCGCACCAAACCTGcatcctctgctctgccaggcaaACAAGGGCTCCTCAGTGCAGATGATGCTGATCCTCCCAGTGTATTGACTGCCCTCAAACCCTATGAGCCATACAGCTCAGGATCTCCTTATGCTTCTTGTGCATCCAGCAATGGCCAAGTCACCAGCTCGGCAGGAGAAG